A section of the Pochonia chlamydosporia 170 chromosome 2, whole genome shotgun sequence genome encodes:
- a CDS encoding HET domain-containing protein (similar to Colletotrichum fioriniae PJ7 XP_007598476.1) gives MTADHSVGGIRDDITRTHMEVGSTRSVYSYTPLNPDVDCTRFVKILPAEGDDATIRCQLVEIPFGDRPQYEALSYTWGGTEKTQKVEIDGGYLGIGQNLYDALCVLRKRQSGCVYWIDALCINQDDVAERNRQLGMMAQIYFRASWVIVWLGAKYAKYQDELPEGEAKTPDDSVASDENTSPNTQQDCETSNANSAEHTEQREMVNELCADGYWKRVWIIQEIGQARRLTVCFGNFEKSWDDFIHLITMHQKDDAGPVRLHRLRQEKDDDGYALTKLLSDHQDAKCQDPKDKVYGLVGLAGDAHGFPMDYNKSLYRVWSDTMEFVNRRRLVKGKKFIPFGRLVKRLLMGDDCSPWGQINGLNADDGEETETELIDDSVKENSCKVFTMTGSAFGSISYLGPSTSEIVADLSKAKDWGMSMQALYRDDLGSARRESRMLIRTILDADDGQLSNFCHNHVSSVVWGDGLHNAMLLYAERNLPRHNNGDPGISADSDSSSARLYQACNGSGGDGQWKMGVVSARAQKGDILCSVDGVSKAVAVRAYRTANFQHPRFRIYGAVMHNPTQCATQIDGANSCILIGALAPLSPPGWVDAGKQLLAGLELAVLEVNRSGGISGRLLKLLVRDTAADAQKAVKAVDELVGMGVVALVGEYHSVVARAIATRAAAIGIPYLCSSAVIDELQVNDCTSGIDETTKTDSVARLAPAQSHGWSIYADFLLSAGHNSIAVAADPSSVYWRSGSRILRENFAPRGGSVIELDVRELTPTTLCDELVRQRDNARVSALLLLVGHPEPAVSIVKSVRRDKRLEGITIGTPAGQAEFAEWSTLLGDGGAAIPFLSYLPERLSPLGTRVEAALFEKLATNASFVAFEGYDTILVLAELLRTRGVERTDTPPPWSQLSVPGTRGQISFSRVPGINIWQWAWPPVRVVDREPGQLGRLRIRHVGKAE, from the exons ATGACCGCAGATCATTCCGTCGGGGGCATCAGAGACGACATAACCAGGACGCATATGGAAGTTGGATCTACACGAAGCGTATACTCATATACGCCCCTCAACCCAGACGTCGATTGCACCAGGTTCGTCAAGATTCTGCCAGCAGAAGGCGATGATGCTACCATAAGATGCCAGTTGGTCGAAATCCCATTCGGGGATCGACCACAATACGAGGCACTGTCCTACACCTGGGGTGGTACCGAGAAAACCCAAAAGGTCGAAATCGATGGAGGCTATCTTGGTATTGGCCAAAATCTTTATGATGCTCTTTGCGTTCTCCGGAAACGCCAGAGCGGATGCGTGTACTGGATTGACGCATTGTGCATCAACCaagatgatgttgctgaGCGGAACAGGCAGTTGGGCATGATGGCACAAATTTACTTCAGGGCGAGCTGGGTAATCGTGTGGCTTGGAGCCAAGTACGCCAAGTATCAAGACGAATTACCAGAGGGTGAAGCCAAAACGCCCGATGATTCTGTGGCATCTGACGAGAACACATCGCCGAATACGCAGCAGGACTGCGAGACCAGCAATGCGAACTCAGCAGAACATACAGAGCAGCGAGAGATGGTAAACGAGCTTTGCGCCGACGGATACTGGAAACGTGTATGGATAATTCAGGAAATCGGACAAGCAAGGCGACTTACAGTCTgctttggcaactttgaGAAGAGCTGGGACGATTTCATCCATCTAATTACGATGCATCAGAAGGATGACGCAGGGCCAGTGAGACTACACCGGCTACGACAGGAAAAAGACGATGATGGATATGCTCTCACAAAGCTATTAAGCGACCATCAAGATGCTAAATGCCAGGATCCAAAAGACAAAGTTTACGGGTTGGTCGGACTGGCTGGTGATGCGCACGGATTCCCAATGGACTATAATAAATCTTTGTACCGGGTTTGGTCAGATACCATGGAGTTCGTCAACCGACGCCGTCTTGTGAAAGGCAAGAAATTTATTCCATTTGGTAGACTAGTGAAGCGATTGCTCATGGGAGATGACTGTTCGCCTTGGGGCCAAATTAACGGGCTGAATGCCGATGACGGAGAAGAAACCGAAACCGAACTAATCGATGATTCAGTCAAGGAAAATAgttgcaaagtcttcacGATGACGGGCTCTGCGTTTGGAAGTATTAGTTATCTCGGGCCTTCAACGTCCGAAATTGTCGCAGATCTGTCCAAAGCTAAGGATTGGGGTATGTCAATGCAAGCCCTGTACAGAGATGACTTAGGCAGTGCACGCCGTGAGAGCAGGATGCTTATCCGAACAATTCTTGACGCGGACGATGGCCAACTTTCCAACTTTTGCCACAACCATGTAAGTTCGGTCGTATGGGGAGATGGTCTACACAACGCGATGCTCCTGTACGCTGAGCGCAATCTCCCGCGCCACAACAACGGAGATCCTGGAATTTCGGCCGACTCTGATAGCAGCTCAGCCCGCTTGTACCAGGCTTGCAATGGGAGTGGGGGAGACGGGCAGTGGAAGATGGGCGTTGTGTCTGCCAGGGCGCAAAAGGGCGATATATTATGTTCAGTTGATGGGGTGAGCAAGGCTGTAGCTGTACGGGCATACAGAACGGCTAATTTCCAGCATCCTCGGTTTCGGATATATG GTGCCGTCATGCACAACCCAACTCAATGCGCAACGCAAATTGACGGTGCCAATTCCTGTATTCTAATCGGCGCACTCGCCCCATTAAGTCCACCAGGATGGGTTGATGCAGGCAAGCAGCTCCTCGCGGGCCTCGAATTGGCCGTCCTCGAGGTCAACCGTTCCGGCGGCATCTCAGGAAGGCTCCTCAAGCTCCTAGTCAGAGACACGGCGGCAGATGCGCAAAAGGCTGTCAAAGCGGTCGATGAACTCGTTGGAATGGGCGTAGTCGCTTTGGTAGGCGAGTATCACAGCGTTGTTGCGCGTGCCATCGCCACGAGAGCCGCAGCCATTGGCATTCCGTATCTGTGTTCATCTGCCGTCATTGACGAGCTTCAGGTTAATGACTGTACTTCTGGCATCGATGAGACAACAAAGACAGACTCGGTGGCTCGTCTTGCACCGGCGCAATCTCATGGCTGGAGTATCTACGCTGACTTTCTTCTCTCTGCGGGCCACAATTCCATCGCCGTTGCTGCTGATCCGTCGAGCGTCTACTGGAGATCTGGGAGCCGTATCCTGCGAGAGAACTTTGCTCCGCGTGGAGGCTCAGTGATTGAGTTGGACGTTCGTGAGCTGACGCCTACGACACTTTGTGATGAGCTTGTTCGTCAAAGAGACAATGCTCGTGTCTCGGCTCTTCTCTTATTAGTTGGGCATCCGGAACCAGCTGTCTCAATAGTTAAATCCGTGCGCCGCGATAAAAGACTCGAAGGCATCACGATTGGTACTCCAGCTGGACAGGCTGAGTTTGCTGAATGGAGCACGTTGCTAGGAGATGGAGGCGCCGCGATCCCTTTCCTATCGTATCTGCCGGAGAGACTCAGTCCATTAGGGACACGAGTTGAGGCAGCTCTGTTTGAGAAATTGGCTACTAATGCCTCCTTTGTCGCCTTTGAAGGATACGATACCATTCTCGTTCTTGCTGAGCTGCTGCGTACTCGTGGTGTCGAGAGGACTGATACTCCCCCGCCTTGGTCACAACTTAGTGTTCCAGGCACACGCGGGCAGATTTCATTCTCTAGGGTCCCTGGTATAAATATTTGGCAATGGGCATGGCCGCCTGTACGGGTTGTTGATCGGGAACCTGGGCAACTTGGCCGACTCCGGATCCGTCATGTTGGCAAGGCGGAATAA
- a CDS encoding F-box domain-containing protein (similar to Metarhizium robertsii ARSEF 23 XP_007823318.2) has protein sequence MSPVIHCCVLCGHDIRDGGSDDSGWMLQFRILYSIDEQVQVTGVGFHNDPGAIHLEAPLDYGARWDTSESRVEIGVIRQSPVNGRHGFPFHEACWSLLEQAYSPRPIPQRRLLDACRSLPFSIEMCCVTWGHDFGGLISADEESYPWEDLFVNQELDFVTSNPFVVPEIQRLPHEAPESLDVPESEAICVVTRRSDVFTKLPAEIISCISHHLPTVDYLNARLAASSFYPIFNAQSFWASRFLPNADRSWVFEAQTWEMPRSWLWIYRRTANGSPGMKNRRRIWQLVETVKQILRLEWFEPASSSITNVIKTDWPQAAGDLRPGFQQPDHGFRGGCRQLREKQVHIPRDQLSHLAFSLIQIGNDTYITGIGFLLSRGETIRLGYMADDERVLNAKCLTGFNLAVGSRGVQAIQCILNGDQESQWIGSPDNAPKTQRLKFAGPITDIKAGFDGYKMVSLAANGCIRPGQKSLRDSAFWYPQIPDASLYLNEGGFTARDTAISRFDPVCWTRFGGPAGKYLRLLTGISVFDLGAIEFHYNSEDVPLECRKIGRYRPSEFDKPIHFKIDGPSGEKIDSLTIYMCSYPNATLWYYNPGISTNYGNSCHFPSMPEKTVQRNGPLEIERAITLVDGSTLTGLYWTQHENTIISLGAISEVV, from the exons ATGAGTCCTGTAATACACTGTTGCGTCCTTTGTGGACACGATATCCGTGATGGCGGTAGCGATGACTCTGGCTGGATGCTCCAGTTCCGCATCC TCTATTCAATCGATGAGCAAGTCCAAGTCACGGGGGTGGGCTTCCACAACGATCCCGGAGCTATTCACTTGGAAGCGCCCCTTGACTATGGCGCACGCTGGGACACTTCGGAATCCAGAGTCGAAATCGGAGTTATTCGTCAGTCGCCGGTCAATGGCCGGCATGGGTTTCCTTTCCATGAAGCGTGTTGGTCTCTTCTAGAGCAGGCCTATTCACCGAGGCCAATCCCTCAGAGACGTCTACTGGATGCCTGCCGCTCACTGCCGTTCTCCATTGAGATGTGCTGCGTTACTTGGGGTCACGACTTCGGTGGTTTGATATCAGCAGATGAGGAGTCATATCCTTGGGAGGATCTCTTTGTTAACCAGGAACTCGACTTCGTGACAAGTAACCCTTTCGTTGTACCAGAGATCCAGCGACTCCCTCACGAAGCGCCTGAATCGCTGGATGTCCCCGAATCCGAAGCGATATGCGTTGTGACAAGACGCTCTGACGTCTTTACTAAACTTCCTGCGGAAATAATTAGTTGTATTTCGCATCATCTGCCTACAGTTGACTATCTAAACGCTCGATTGGCTGCCTCATCATTCTACCCTATCTTTAATGCCCAAAGCTTCTGGGCCTCTAGGTTCCTTCCTAATGCTGATCGTTCCTGGGTTTTCGAGGCACAAACTTGGGAAATGCCACGCAGCTGGCTATGGATCTACCGCCGCACCGCGAATGGTTCACCTGGGATGAAGAATCGCCGGAGAATTTGGCAACTAGTCGAAACCGTCAAGCAGATACTACGTTTGGAGTGGTTTGAGcccgcatcatcatccatcaccaacgtGATTAAAACGGATTGGCCTCAAGCGGCCGGAGACCTACGGCCCGGATTCCAGCAACCGGACCACGGCTTTCGTGGAGGGTGCCGGCAACTTCGCGAGAAGCAGGTACACATCCCTCGGGATCAACTGTCTCATTTAGCATTCTCGCTCATTCAGATTGGAAATGACACATACATCACGGGCATTGGTTTCCTTCTAAGTCGGGGTGAAACCATTCGATTAGGATACATGGCAGATGACGAGCGCGTTCTGAATGCCAAATGTCTTACTGGATTTAATCTAGCGGTCGGATCAAGAGGTGTACAAGCTATCCAGTGCATTCTGAATGGTGACCAAGAATCACAATGGATTGGCTCCCCAGATAACGCTCCAAAGACGCAACGCCTCAAGTTTGCGGGACCTATAACCGACATTAAAGCCGGATTTGAT GGTTACAAGATGGTCAGCCTGGCAGCCAACGGCTGCATTCGTCCGGGCCAAAAAAGTCTGCGCGATTCGGCATTCTGGTACCCTCAAATTCCCGACGCAAGCCTATATCTAAACGAAGGCGGCTTTACAGCAAGAGATACTGCCATATCTAGATTTGACCCAGTCTGTTGGACAAGGTTCGGAGGACCTGCAGGCAAGTATTTGAGATTGTTGACTGGAATATCAGTCTTCGACCTCGGGGCTATAGAGTTTCACTACAACAGCGAAGATGTCCCTCTGGAATGCCGCAAAATAGGGAGGTACAGGCCATCCGAATTCGACAAACCTATTCACTTCAAGATTGACGGCCCTAGTGGAGAGAAGATTGATTCTCTGACAATTTATATGTGTTCATATCCCAACGCGACATTGTGGTACTACAACCCAGGG ATTTCGACCAACTACGGAAATTCATGCCACTTCCCATCGATGCCGGAGAAGACAGTCCAGCGTAACGGCCCCCTTGAGATTGAAAGAGCCATAACGTTGGTTGACGGATCTACCCTAACTGGGCTCTATTGGACTCAG CATGAGAATACAATCATATCTCTGGGGGCAATTTCGGAAGTGGTTTAA